The proteins below come from a single Desulfitobacterium metallireducens DSM 15288 genomic window:
- a CDS encoding class I adenylate-forming enzyme family protein gives MFPINIGYLLTLNANRYPNKTALLYKGRRFSYREINDTVNRLAHSLMDLGITKGDKVGFIFPNCNQIVELLFAIVKIGAIAVPLNHRLVSQEIKCLVDTAECKVFVYSDMYADKVAEVKQEFNTVKMLISSGISISGECSYEQLCTHEDNTEPNVPILGSDLSRIQFTGGTTGRSKGVMRTHESDIFQTISIMTQNKMGANPDEVVMVQCPLHHQGGMSWLLSAIATGAEFVFCDVFNAEDILRQIQDYKVTYLLLLPPVTYLRLYDVPNLKDYDLTSVKYVQMSAGGTSQSIIFKTYDVFLNCEVNYGWGQTESGAGTNIVLTRELVQQHPEKTKSIGRAMPLIQLRIVDEEGKDVPIGEVGECIVKGPSVMSGYYNQPELTAKAIKDGWIYTGDMFKQDEEGYYYIMDRKKDMIKTGGENVFAQEVEGVIRSHSSIQDCAVIGIPDPIFGEAVMVVIKLRKGCSITLEEIQEHCKCQLSSYKKPRYVDFVNQFPVDSAGKIQKFKLREIYKTFSTSQSEHSLR, from the coding sequence ATGTTTCCTATTAATATAGGGTATCTGCTGACTCTTAATGCGAACAGATATCCCAATAAAACAGCGCTTCTGTATAAGGGTCGGAGGTTTTCCTATCGTGAAATAAATGATACGGTAAACCGTCTTGCTCATTCTTTAATGGATCTTGGAATTACGAAAGGGGATAAAGTCGGGTTTATTTTCCCAAACTGTAATCAGATCGTTGAACTGCTCTTTGCTATCGTAAAAATAGGAGCTATTGCTGTACCGCTGAATCATCGTTTGGTCTCTCAAGAGATCAAGTGTTTGGTTGATACTGCTGAATGTAAAGTTTTTGTGTATAGCGATATGTATGCTGATAAAGTAGCAGAGGTAAAACAGGAATTTAATACAGTAAAAATGTTAATCTCTTCAGGGATATCTATTTCAGGAGAATGTTCTTATGAACAATTATGTACCCATGAAGATAATACTGAGCCTAACGTACCTATTTTAGGGAGTGACCTGAGCCGGATTCAGTTTACAGGGGGAACAACAGGTCGTTCTAAAGGGGTCATGCGAACTCACGAAAGTGATATCTTTCAAACCATTAGTATCATGACACAAAACAAAATGGGTGCAAATCCGGATGAGGTTGTGATGGTTCAGTGTCCGCTCCATCATCAAGGGGGAATGTCCTGGCTCCTTTCGGCGATTGCAACAGGGGCAGAATTTGTTTTTTGTGATGTCTTTAATGCGGAGGATATTCTTCGTCAGATTCAAGATTACAAAGTAACGTATCTCTTATTGCTTCCTCCGGTGACTTACCTCCGGTTATACGATGTTCCGAATCTTAAGGATTATGATTTGACTTCCGTTAAGTACGTTCAGATGTCGGCCGGCGGCACTTCACAGAGTATTATCTTTAAAACGTATGATGTTTTTCTCAATTGTGAAGTGAATTATGGCTGGGGGCAAACTGAGTCTGGAGCAGGAACCAATATCGTGCTCACGCGTGAATTAGTTCAACAGCATCCGGAAAAAACAAAAAGCATTGGGCGGGCTATGCCATTGATTCAACTTCGGATTGTGGATGAAGAAGGTAAGGATGTCCCAATCGGAGAAGTCGGTGAATGTATTGTTAAAGGGCCTTCAGTTATGTCAGGATACTATAATCAGCCGGAATTAACCGCGAAAGCCATCAAGGATGGCTGGATTTATACTGGGGATATGTTTAAGCAGGATGAAGAAGGTTATTACTATATCATGGACCGCAAGAAGGATATGATTAAGACGGGGGGAGAAAATGTCTTTGCCCAAGAGGTAGAGGGAGTTATTCGAAGTCATTCATCGATCCAGGACTGTGCGGTGATTGGTATTCCTGATCCCATTTTTGGTGAAGCGGTGATGGTTGTCATTAAACTCCGAAAAGGATGTTCGATCACTTTAGAAGAAATTCAAGAACACTGCAAGTGCCAATTGTCCAGCTATAAAAAGCCGAGATATGTTGATTTTGTCAATCAGTTTCCTGTCGATAGCGCCGGAAAAATTCAAAAGTTTAAGCTTAGAGAGATCTATAAAACGTTTTCTACCTCTCAAAGCGAACATTCATTGAGGTGA
- a CDS encoding electron transfer flavoprotein, whose amino-acid sequence MNVIACYKVVPEEQDIVVQPDRNLSFARAEWKIGQYDLNAVEAGMQIVEAVGGKVSALSVGDKQADNSKLKKGILSRGPEDLFLVVDDRFGNADSHLTAKALEAGIQKIGSYDLILCGEGSGDLYSQQVGIQLGELLNVPTLNAVSKITPAGDKLVVERTLENEVEVLEVTLPSVISVTTDINLPRIPSMKNILAAGKKPTTQWGAAHLGLEDAKKPTETLSTLAPADVDRKQIIFEGDTEEVVQKLFENIHKELL is encoded by the coding sequence ATGAACGTTATTGCATGTTATAAAGTTGTCCCCGAGGAACAGGATATTGTGGTTCAACCCGATCGGAACCTCTCCTTTGCCCGGGCAGAGTGGAAAATCGGTCAATATGACCTTAATGCTGTCGAGGCCGGAATGCAAATCGTCGAAGCGGTTGGCGGAAAGGTTTCAGCTCTTAGTGTGGGGGATAAACAAGCGGATAACTCTAAGTTGAAGAAAGGAATCCTTTCCCGAGGCCCAGAGGATTTGTTCCTTGTCGTGGATGATCGCTTTGGAAATGCAGATTCTCATTTGACCGCTAAAGCCCTTGAAGCCGGGATTCAAAAAATCGGAAGCTATGATCTCATCCTTTGTGGAGAAGGATCTGGGGATTTGTATTCACAGCAAGTTGGGATTCAGCTCGGTGAACTGCTTAATGTTCCGACTTTAAATGCCGTGAGCAAGATTACTCCTGCCGGGGACAAGCTGGTCGTTGAACGGACTTTAGAAAACGAAGTTGAGGTTCTCGAGGTTACTCTTCCATCGGTTATTTCCGTAACGACAGATATCAATCTTCCACGTATTCCCTCTATGAAAAACATCTTAGCTGCCGGAAAAAAACCCACAACCCAATGGGGTGCAGCCCATCTTGGCTTAGAGGATGCGAAGAAGCCCACGGAAACGTTAAGCACCTTAGCTCCAGCAGACGTCGATCGTAAGCAGATTATTTTCGAAGGCGATACGGAAGAAGTCGTGCAAAAGCTATTTGAGAACATTCATAAAGAACTTCTCTAG
- a CDS encoding sigma-54 interaction domain-containing protein has protein sequence MLNTQEEVLEAWKTFIARGIILEDKVRPEIARSWERCKANGMDPWSLDFPIYSQSLLKEKRTKYAQLLTLSGPIMNFLLTLLDCNISICNLEGFVFELITPLKHYPRSLGTYANEFTSGNGAVTIALNEKIAFRTDGFEHYRMVSQTYSDVSVPIHSNSIMIGALNAVNPFSCLPNQALPMIIAADKILENLLDHNEGKFKPFIDSKSFQEMIDCSSLFVIVINQEGVVLAENLASEQLWDPILLKNKSFENSLIYKGDLSLLLDKDTQNVNQRDFLIKELTTSKKQSYLHCVLLRKNRILLPNGDIYSVLVFDPFSAKDETGNPCNFSSKPPKYCKPTLPKDVDYIGESPAWTKVDRMIHKTAQFPSNVLLQGETGTGKEVVAKAIHRISQRKGSFVAINCGALPKELLQSELFGYEEGAFTGARTHGSIGKFEHAHEGTLLLDEIGEMPLDMQVALLRFLQERTITRINSTKSKKVDVRIIAATNKNMAELVKAGQFRQDLYYRLNVIEIELPPLRERKSDIPLLANYFISELSKQLKMQPKEISDDALKILCQYNWPGNVRELKNVIEKAMILSEDEQISSEILSEYILHWAPDSSSSKDEDSVEKLSERDHIIQLLEKTNGNIFQTAKALNIARNTLYRKIEKLNIKIKTSALKDSK, from the coding sequence TTGTTGAATACACAGGAAGAAGTCCTTGAAGCTTGGAAAACGTTTATTGCACGTGGAATTATTTTAGAAGACAAAGTGAGACCTGAAATTGCTCGCTCCTGGGAGCGATGCAAAGCGAATGGAATGGACCCATGGTCTTTAGATTTTCCGATATATTCCCAATCACTCTTAAAGGAAAAGAGAACCAAATATGCTCAATTACTAACTCTTTCCGGACCTATTATGAACTTTCTTTTAACCTTGTTAGATTGCAATATATCGATTTGCAATCTTGAGGGCTTTGTTTTTGAATTAATTACTCCGCTTAAGCATTATCCAAGATCTTTGGGTACCTATGCCAACGAATTTACCAGTGGTAACGGCGCCGTCACGATCGCTCTGAACGAAAAAATTGCTTTCCGAACGGATGGGTTCGAGCACTACCGAATGGTTTCCCAAACTTATTCCGATGTTAGCGTACCTATTCACTCTAATAGCATAATGATCGGGGCACTTAATGCCGTAAATCCTTTCAGCTGTCTCCCCAACCAAGCCCTTCCGATGATCATTGCTGCTGATAAAATCCTGGAGAACTTACTTGATCACAATGAGGGAAAATTCAAGCCATTTATAGACTCTAAATCTTTTCAGGAAATGATCGACTGCAGTTCCCTATTTGTTATCGTTATAAATCAGGAAGGAGTTGTTCTCGCCGAAAACCTGGCATCAGAACAACTTTGGGATCCTATTCTCTTAAAAAATAAATCCTTTGAAAATTCCTTGATTTATAAAGGGGATCTTTCCCTCCTTTTGGATAAAGATACCCAGAACGTCAACCAACGAGATTTTCTAATTAAAGAATTAACGACGAGTAAAAAGCAATCTTATCTTCACTGTGTTCTTCTTAGAAAAAACAGAATTCTGCTTCCAAACGGAGATATCTACTCGGTACTTGTCTTCGACCCTTTCTCCGCAAAAGATGAAACAGGGAATCCCTGCAATTTCTCTTCAAAACCTCCAAAATATTGCAAACCAACACTTCCTAAAGATGTTGACTATATCGGGGAAAGTCCCGCCTGGACTAAAGTCGATCGCATGATTCACAAAACAGCGCAGTTTCCCTCTAATGTTCTTCTTCAAGGAGAGACAGGAACGGGTAAGGAAGTTGTCGCTAAAGCCATACATCGCATAAGTCAGCGTAAAGGCAGCTTCGTCGCCATTAACTGTGGAGCACTCCCCAAGGAACTTCTTCAGAGTGAACTTTTCGGATATGAAGAAGGAGCTTTTACTGGGGCACGAACCCATGGTTCAATTGGAAAATTTGAGCATGCTCATGAAGGTACCTTGCTTCTTGATGAAATTGGTGAAATGCCATTAGACATGCAGGTCGCTCTCTTAAGATTTCTGCAAGAGCGAACGATTACCCGGATCAATTCAACAAAATCTAAAAAAGTAGATGTACGGATCATCGCAGCGACCAATAAAAATATGGCTGAACTTGTTAAGGCCGGTCAATTTAGACAAGATCTTTATTATCGGCTGAATGTCATCGAAATTGAACTTCCCCCACTTCGGGAACGGAAAAGTGACATCCCCCTTTTGGCGAACTACTTTATATCGGAACTATCTAAACAGTTGAAAATGCAGCCGAAAGAAATCAGTGATGATGCCTTAAAAATCCTTTGTCAGTATAATTGGCCGGGCAATGTCAGAGAATTAAAAAATGTCATTGAAAAAGCCATGATCTTATCCGAAGACGAGCAGATTTCTTCGGAAATTTTATCCGAATATATATTACATTGGGCTCCTGATTCTTCTTCCTCCAAAGATGAGGACTCAGTAGAAAAGCTCTCTGAACGAGATCATATTATTCAGCTCTTAGAAAAAACTAATGGCAATATTTTTCAAACGGCTAAAGCTCTAAATATCGCTCGTAATACGCTCTATCGTAAGATAGAGAAGCTGAATATTAAAATTAAAACTTCAGCCCTTAAGGACAGCAAGTAA
- a CDS encoding MBL fold metallo-hydrolase yields MLTEVYPQIYLNEIPLPKFSLQAVNSYLILSDQRNLMIDTGFNTDLGRDAMLQSIQELKVDLNKTDVILTHMHPDHVGLASYLQEKGAKVYISLVDGELINSVYTQKNKSPLQELYEVLTEDKDIEAVRGHAFGDNSTEAIQFHYLIEGDKFFVGDYEFEVVSIPGHTPGHIGLYERKHRLFFGGDHILEHISPSVVFWGFDQDILNQYINSLKKVYELDVDYLFTAHLNIIRDHRRRIEELIAHCEERLVETENLLNQGKLTPKETAAQMHWSLRTKWEDFSKLEKFSAIGETLAFLEHLTQHEKIVRHSIAGKIFYDLNII; encoded by the coding sequence TTGTTAACCGAAGTTTATCCGCAGATCTATTTAAACGAAATTCCCCTGCCCAAATTTTCGCTGCAGGCGGTCAATAGTTATCTGATCTTGTCAGATCAAAGAAATCTTATGATCGATACCGGCTTTAATACGGATTTAGGCAGAGATGCGATGCTTCAAAGTATCCAAGAACTTAAAGTGGATCTGAACAAAACCGATGTTATTTTAACTCACATGCATCCGGATCATGTCGGCTTGGCCTCCTATCTACAGGAAAAAGGGGCAAAAGTCTACATCAGCTTGGTCGATGGTGAGTTAATTAACTCTGTTTATACTCAAAAGAATAAATCGCCTTTGCAAGAATTATACGAGGTTTTAACTGAGGATAAGGATATTGAGGCAGTTCGCGGTCATGCGTTTGGTGACAATTCGACCGAGGCGATCCAATTTCATTATTTAATTGAAGGAGATAAATTCTTTGTCGGGGATTACGAGTTTGAGGTCGTGAGTATACCAGGCCACACCCCAGGACATATTGGTTTATATGAAAGGAAGCACAGGTTATTTTTTGGCGGAGATCATATCCTTGAGCATATTAGTCCTAGTGTTGTTTTTTGGGGTTTTGATCAGGACATTTTAAACCAGTATATCAATAGTCTGAAGAAGGTTTATGAGCTCGACGTGGATTATCTATTTACTGCTCATCTCAATATTATTCGGGATCATCGAAGACGGATTGAAGAACTCATAGCCCATTGTGAGGAACGCCTTGTTGAAACGGAAAATTTATTGAACCAAGGGAAATTGACACCAAAAGAAACGGCTGCACAAATGCATTGGAGTCTTAGGACAAAGTGGGAGGACTTCTCAAAGCTCGAAAAGTTTTCAGCCATTGGAGAGACCCTCGCTTTTCTTGAACATTTAACCCAACACGAGAAGATCGTCAGACACAGTATTG
- a CDS encoding MFS transporter, translated as MSEQSPVKNPWKAYLGLLFGSFTIIESLSFQIPVVPILTKVFGISVASAAFIGLCYYLTHIVFGPIWGNIGDQLGRKRIVLTGMAIFAASEFMAAASVNFPMFLAARLLQGVGSACVVSSGLAYASYLFPQEKRGAALGTFSSIGTVGAAVGGLIGGIVVTRFGWQSIYLINGTLALLGMILVASTVPETSRNQRKPFDYIGAILLLLTIGTLLSVTTLVSNLGAGSPTTLSVLALGIILAVVFLNVEKRSSHPFIELSLLKNPIFIVPLIVYFFIQLCNTGAMTANSFFVNGKPGGGPQVVGIVSMYSYLAGAIAGFTSGKLIDKIRIKYVMLLGITIFFVGIISFSRFNVNTPVWYIAMSVCIFTAGICMMMPACIKMALSIVPSNKLGAGSGTYTMLQYMGNPAGSSVGLAVFGSLSASALAAQLTTSAQKMGMSQDMLPALLKAGKTAGKTLDPALADQLTKMGIKFQDLYTPANVQAMVGALNKMSYIILGVTVVVFLLTIIFLPSQPVRPTEDTEERVA; from the coding sequence ATGAGTGAGCAGTCACCTGTAAAGAATCCATGGAAGGCGTATCTTGGTTTGTTGTTTGGTTCTTTTACCATTATTGAATCGTTATCCTTTCAAATTCCCGTTGTTCCAATTCTGACCAAAGTATTTGGTATTTCAGTAGCCTCAGCCGCCTTTATTGGTCTATGCTATTATTTGACACATATTGTCTTTGGTCCTATTTGGGGAAACATTGGGGACCAATTGGGTCGTAAACGCATCGTTCTCACAGGAATGGCCATTTTTGCAGCTAGTGAATTTATGGCAGCTGCATCGGTGAATTTCCCCATGTTTTTAGCTGCACGCTTGCTCCAAGGGGTTGGATCAGCCTGTGTTGTTTCTTCGGGACTTGCCTATGCATCCTATCTTTTTCCGCAAGAGAAAAGAGGTGCTGCGCTCGGAACCTTTTCTTCTATTGGTACAGTAGGTGCTGCTGTGGGTGGACTGATTGGCGGAATTGTGGTCACTCGTTTTGGATGGCAGTCTATTTACCTGATCAATGGTACTTTGGCGCTCCTGGGAATGATTTTAGTGGCTTCTACAGTCCCAGAAACTTCGCGTAATCAGAGAAAGCCGTTCGATTATATCGGCGCTATTTTGCTTTTGCTGACGATCGGTACGCTGTTATCTGTAACCACATTGGTCTCTAATTTAGGCGCTGGCTCACCAACAACTTTGAGCGTATTAGCTCTTGGTATTATCTTGGCCGTTGTCTTTTTGAATGTGGAAAAACGAAGTTCGCATCCTTTTATCGAATTATCCCTTTTGAAGAATCCGATATTTATTGTTCCGCTCATCGTCTATTTCTTCATTCAGCTATGCAATACAGGTGCTATGACGGCAAATTCCTTCTTTGTAAATGGTAAACCGGGTGGAGGACCACAAGTTGTCGGTATAGTGTCCATGTATAGTTATCTTGCGGGAGCAATTGCAGGATTTACGAGTGGTAAGCTCATTGACAAGATTAGAATCAAATATGTTATGTTATTAGGCATTACCATCTTTTTCGTCGGGATTATTTCCTTCTCACGGTTTAACGTAAATACACCGGTTTGGTATATTGCCATGTCAGTCTGTATCTTTACAGCGGGAATCTGCATGATGATGCCGGCCTGCATTAAAATGGCTTTATCCATTGTGCCGAGCAACAAACTCGGTGCCGGTTCAGGAACTTACACGATGCTTCAATATATGGGTAACCCTGCTGGATCGTCTGTGGGTTTAGCGGTATTTGGTTCTTTATCCGCTTCTGCATTGGCAGCACAACTGACCACTTCAGCACAAAAAATGGGAATGAGTCAAGATATGCTTCCTGCTTTATTAAAGGCTGGAAAGACTGCAGGCAAAACGCTAGATCCTGCTTTGGCTGATCAACTGACTAAAATGGGCATTAAATTCCAGGACCTCTACACGCCGGCAAATGTACAAGCTATGGTAGGTGCCTTAAATAAAATGAGCTACATTATTCTGGGAGTGACTGTAGTCGTCTTTTTGCTCACGATAATCTTTTTACCGAGTCAACCGGTTCGACCTACGGAAGATACAGAAGAACGAGTAGCTTAG
- a CDS encoding electron transfer flavoprotein subunit alpha/FixB family protein has product MSKINKVWVIAEKESALAQLLAGGRQLGEEVAAVVLGTKEETKKAISLGADKIYWLGELKAENVYEDYAPTISGLLKQERPELVLVQPSKRGKLLAGRLAANLGTSVLVDATEVKVEEKVQVTHMVYGGAAFRTEQALTETTIVTVGAGAYTALPEEATRQGTVIDVEFVEPQHKVKLLEKKNKAGATVNLSAAKRVVGIGRGIANQEDIKLAEELAEQIGAEVGCSRPIAEGVNWLPTERYIGVSGAILKPEVYLAVGISGQVQHMVGVNQAKVIIAINKDKAAPIFKHADYGIIGDLYKVLPLLAEKFKASK; this is encoded by the coding sequence ATGAGTAAGATCAATAAAGTATGGGTCATTGCTGAAAAAGAGTCAGCCTTGGCTCAACTCTTAGCAGGAGGCCGTCAACTGGGAGAAGAAGTCGCGGCGGTGGTCTTGGGAACAAAAGAAGAGACAAAAAAAGCAATCTCCCTCGGTGCAGACAAAATCTATTGGCTCGGAGAGCTCAAAGCCGAGAACGTATATGAGGATTACGCTCCAACGATTTCGGGATTGCTTAAGCAAGAACGTCCTGAGCTCGTGCTGGTACAGCCTAGCAAACGCGGAAAGCTTCTCGCGGGTCGTCTCGCGGCCAATCTGGGAACGAGCGTATTAGTCGATGCTACTGAGGTTAAAGTTGAAGAAAAAGTCCAAGTCACGCACATGGTTTATGGAGGAGCAGCCTTCCGAACGGAACAAGCTCTGACCGAGACAACGATTGTTACGGTAGGTGCAGGTGCATATACCGCTCTTCCCGAAGAAGCGACCCGCCAAGGAACCGTGATTGATGTCGAATTTGTTGAACCCCAGCATAAAGTTAAGCTACTTGAGAAAAAGAATAAAGCAGGCGCCACCGTTAATCTGAGTGCCGCCAAACGGGTTGTCGGTATCGGCCGAGGGATTGCAAATCAAGAAGATATTAAGCTTGCGGAAGAGTTAGCCGAACAAATTGGTGCAGAGGTCGGATGTTCACGACCCATCGCCGAAGGGGTCAATTGGCTTCCGACGGAACGCTATATCGGGGTTTCGGGGGCTATTCTAAAACCAGAAGTCTATCTTGCCGTCGGAATATCCGGACAAGTTCAGCACATGGTGGGTGTGAATCAGGCCAAAGTGATTATTGCTATAAATAAGGATAAAGCGGCTCCAATCTTCAAACATGCGGATTACGGAATTATTGGAGACCTCTATAAAGTACTTCCGCTTCTGGCCGAGAAATTCAAAGCCAGCAAATAA
- a CDS encoding ferredoxin family protein, which produces MNRLSLADKLNLNKFEVDEGEPHILINNELCKSCGPKSCLLVCPAGLYSEQNGEIIVEWAGCLECGTCRAVCDKKAIDWKYPRGGFGIIFRQG; this is translated from the coding sequence ATGAACCGACTGAGTTTAGCGGATAAATTAAATCTAAATAAATTTGAAGTGGATGAGGGAGAACCCCATATCCTGATCAACAATGAGTTATGTAAATCCTGTGGACCTAAAAGCTGTCTCTTGGTCTGCCCAGCAGGGCTTTATAGTGAGCAGAATGGCGAAATCATTGTTGAGTGGGCAGGTTGCTTGGAATGTGGGACTTGCCGGGCAGTTTGTGACAAGAAAGCGATTGATTGGAAATACCCAAGAGGTGGGTTCGGGATCATTTTCCGACAGGGTTAA
- a CDS encoding FAD-dependent oxidoreductase, with the protein MADKYEVIIVGAGPAGLAAAYKLAQAGIEVVVIERGDYPGSKNLSGGVLYSRVLDQLIPEFWEEAPIERYISSYITTLMTEEDYFNLEYKGKALGNTPYNAVTVLRAKFDRWLAEKAEKAGAMIVTGIKVEKLLKEGNRIVGISTGDEEMLADVVIAADGINSFICQEAGLRGEIKLDHLAVGAKALIELPRNVIEERFRLTGNEGAAYAILGEATHGVAGGAFFYTNQESLSIGVVMRLDDLVKARVKPPEVLDDLLEHPMIAPLVKGGIMTEYGAHLTGEGGLNMVPQKLYADGLLIIGDAAGFTINSGLVIRGMDLAIGSGMAAAEAVLEAKGKNDWSEAGLSAYSRILDESFVMKDLKLYAKAPGFMENDRLYKKYSLMVNHLFGKVYTQDLTPKEHLMKTAMQSLKENGISLFDLAKDGIMGVRAL; encoded by the coding sequence ATGGCAGACAAATATGAAGTTATTATTGTCGGCGCAGGCCCTGCGGGGCTTGCGGCCGCTTATAAGTTAGCTCAAGCGGGGATAGAAGTTGTCGTTATTGAACGCGGCGATTATCCAGGAAGTAAAAATCTCAGCGGGGGAGTTCTGTATAGCCGTGTTCTCGACCAACTTATTCCTGAGTTTTGGGAAGAAGCTCCGATTGAACGCTATATCTCGAGTTATATTACCACACTGATGACCGAAGAGGACTACTTTAACCTGGAGTATAAAGGCAAAGCCTTAGGAAATACGCCGTATAATGCCGTGACTGTCCTCCGTGCGAAATTTGATCGCTGGCTCGCTGAAAAGGCAGAAAAAGCCGGCGCGATGATCGTGACAGGCATCAAAGTGGAAAAACTCCTTAAAGAAGGTAACCGTATCGTAGGAATCAGCACTGGGGATGAGGAGATGTTGGCTGACGTTGTGATCGCAGCTGACGGAATCAACTCCTTCATCTGTCAAGAAGCGGGTTTACGCGGTGAAATTAAACTGGATCATCTCGCCGTTGGAGCGAAAGCTCTGATTGAACTTCCCAGGAACGTGATTGAAGAGCGTTTTCGATTGACGGGGAATGAAGGAGCCGCTTATGCCATTTTAGGAGAGGCAACCCATGGCGTTGCGGGGGGAGCGTTCTTCTATACGAATCAGGAAAGTCTCTCAATCGGCGTGGTTATGCGCTTAGATGATCTCGTTAAAGCGAGAGTTAAGCCTCCCGAGGTCCTGGATGATCTTCTGGAACATCCAATGATCGCCCCACTCGTGAAAGGTGGAATAATGACAGAATATGGTGCACATCTGACGGGTGAAGGCGGACTCAACATGGTACCGCAAAAGCTGTATGCGGATGGATTGCTCATCATTGGTGATGCGGCAGGGTTCACGATCAACAGCGGTCTCGTCATTCGGGGAATGGATTTGGCGATCGGGTCCGGAATGGCTGCCGCGGAAGCTGTCCTGGAAGCCAAAGGAAAAAATGACTGGAGTGAGGCGGGTTTAAGCGCTTATAGCCGTATCTTGGATGAGAGTTTTGTCATGAAAGACCTAAAGCTCTATGCTAAGGCCCCAGGATTTATGGAAAATGATCGTTTGTATAAAAAGTATTCTCTTATGGTGAATCATCTCTTTGGGAAGGTATATACCCAAGATCTGACCCCGAAAGAGCATTTAATGAAGACGGCGATGCAGTCGCTCAAAGAAAACGGGATCTCCCTGTTCGACTTAGCTAAGGATGGAATAATGGGGGTGCGTGCACTATGA
- a CDS encoding CoA transferase has protein sequence MKSTEMPKFGNLQGIKVLSIGSAIAGPFVGTLFSEQGADVIYAESTISPDMFRMFGDVFTVEHRNQRSITLDVPSPEGRKILARLLEKCDVLVENSKGGTWAKWGLTDDVLWEINPKLVIAHISGFGQTGDPGYITRGSFDPIGQAFSGFMAINGEPDPAPPYAAKPFTCDYITALTAAWSCMAALYRTRKTGIGESIDIAQYETLARLQGNFLTEGINNGKQPQRMGNKDLRSALENVQKCKDGNWVMLALGGAAVLKRVEKLWGLGDDPDFAETHGVIFKTDGPRAEKFVKAAVEFCQTHTAEEVDSILNAHQIPCSMIMTYEMMLENPQYKARETITEWHDPITDRMVKGVGPIPKFKNNPSQIFRGGATYGMDNEDVLSEIGFSEAEIQNFYETKTIKKQ, from the coding sequence ATGAAAAGCACTGAAATGCCGAAGTTTGGAAATCTGCAAGGGATTAAAGTACTAAGCATAGGTTCAGCGATTGCCGGCCCGTTTGTAGGCACGCTTTTTTCTGAACAAGGGGCTGATGTCATTTATGCCGAAAGTACAATATCCCCTGATATGTTCCGAATGTTTGGTGATGTATTTACGGTAGAGCATCGAAATCAAAGATCGATCACTCTTGATGTCCCTTCCCCTGAAGGACGAAAAATTCTGGCCCGACTCCTCGAAAAATGTGATGTCCTTGTCGAAAATTCCAAAGGGGGAACTTGGGCAAAATGGGGATTGACCGATGATGTGTTATGGGAAATCAATCCTAAGCTCGTTATCGCACATATCTCTGGCTTTGGACAGACGGGAGATCCTGGATATATAACGCGGGGTTCTTTTGATCCCATAGGACAAGCATTTAGTGGCTTTATGGCCATTAACGGAGAGCCTGATCCCGCACCTCCTTATGCGGCAAAACCGTTTACCTGTGATTATATTACTGCGCTAACGGCTGCATGGTCTTGCATGGCAGCGCTCTATCGTACACGGAAAACCGGGATCGGTGAGAGTATCGATATCGCCCAGTATGAGACGTTAGCACGACTTCAAGGGAATTTCCTTACTGAAGGGATTAACAATGGGAAACAGCCTCAACGTATGGGTAATAAAGATCTAAGATCCGCTTTAGAAAATGTTCAAAAATGTAAGGATGGTAATTGGGTTATGCTGGCTTTAGGTGGAGCTGCAGTTTTGAAACGGGTTGAGAAGCTATGGGGTTTAGGAGATGATCCGGACTTTGCAGAAACTCATGGCGTTATCTTTAAGACGGATGGACCACGGGCAGAAAAATTTGTGAAAGCGGCCGTAGAGTTTTGTCAAACCCATACTGCTGAGGAAGTGGACAGCATATTAAACGCTCATCAAATTCCGTGCAGTATGATCATGACCTATGAAATGATGTTGGAGAATCCCCAATATAAAGCAAGAGAAACCATAACAGAATGGCATGATCCAATTACGGACCGCATGGTTAAAGGCGTAGGACCCATTCCTAAATTCAAAAATAACCCGAGCCAGATATTCCGCGGGGGAGCCACTTATGGGATGGATAATGAAGATGTGTTAAGCGAAATAGGCTTTAGTGAAGCTGAGATTCAAAACTTCTATGAGACAAAAACCATCAAGAAGCAATAA